From Halotia branconii CENA392, the proteins below share one genomic window:
- a CDS encoding lysylphosphatidylglycerol synthase domain-containing protein, whose product MKQILRWIILGGTLFFLAKALKDHWFEVTAIRIDAAGWAILAIATGVTLLAHIWAGWIWTWVLRELNQPVQSSQFIQVYLKTNIAKYVPGNIWHYYGRIVAAKNANVSAGTATLSVLLEPLLMATAALIFTVLFGSQLAAANTTAIVRILQFVALVVVLCAVHPLFLNPAIRLLARLKVKKSETNIKSNISLGIKRYPLQPLLGELIFLGLRSIGFILTIFALGVVKWSQIPLLLGAFSSAWLLGLVIPGAPGGLGIFEATAIALLQSHFPSALVISAIALYRLISIISETAGAVLAWFDERLAKP is encoded by the coding sequence ATGAAGCAAATTTTACGCTGGATAATTTTGGGTGGAACCCTGTTTTTTCTAGCGAAAGCTTTAAAGGATCACTGGTTTGAGGTGACAGCCATCCGTATTGATGCAGCCGGATGGGCAATATTAGCGATCGCCACAGGCGTAACTTTGCTAGCACATATTTGGGCAGGCTGGATATGGACTTGGGTTTTGCGAGAGTTAAATCAACCTGTACAATCTTCGCAATTTATCCAAGTTTACCTAAAAACAAATATTGCTAAGTATGTACCGGGTAATATTTGGCATTACTACGGGCGAATTGTCGCAGCAAAAAATGCAAATGTTTCTGCTGGTACAGCTACTTTAAGTGTTTTGCTAGAACCGTTACTGATGGCGACGGCAGCTTTAATATTTACTGTCCTATTTGGTAGCCAATTGGCAGCAGCTAATACAACTGCAATTGTACGAATACTACAGTTTGTGGCTTTAGTCGTGGTGCTTTGTGCAGTTCATCCTCTGTTTTTAAACCCAGCGATTCGACTTTTAGCCCGCTTGAAGGTAAAAAAATCTGAGACTAATATAAAGTCAAATATCAGTTTAGGTATCAAACGCTACCCTCTGCAACCTTTATTAGGAGAACTAATCTTTTTGGGATTGCGTAGTATTGGATTTATCTTAACTATATTTGCTTTAGGGGTAGTGAAGTGGAGTCAAATTCCTTTATTACTGGGGGCTTTTAGTTCTGCTTGGTTGCTAGGATTAGTTATTCCTGGTGCGCCTGGTGGTTTAGGCATATTTGAAGCTACTGCGATCGCACTTTTGCAATCTCACTTTCCATCTGCTCTAGTAATTAGTGCGATCGCTTTATATCGCTTGATTAGCATTATATCTGAAACTGCGGGTGCTGTTTTAGCTTGGTTTGACGAACGCCTTGCCAAACCATAA
- a CDS encoding DUF6658 family protein, translating to MRNLIDIWKKLRLRQILTIFLAGILLIVTTACNGGANAQGANPQNPAVQAGGANNPYKHGGDNYTKYKMSTDPKVTNSETKQGRDRASLELNSQILIATNRESKILYPGAETPAGRIYKEGELPLINEQDFQRPKPGGLIQNESNVGNRVKDRLEAVKEEFKDASSFVKDKAGEANSKSELQKNPALGK from the coding sequence GTGAGAAATTTGATAGATATATGGAAAAAGCTGCGACTACGCCAGATTTTAACCATATTTCTGGCGGGCATATTGTTAATAGTTACTACTGCTTGTAATGGCGGAGCAAATGCTCAGGGCGCAAATCCCCAAAATCCAGCGGTACAAGCTGGTGGAGCTAACAATCCTTACAAGCATGGTGGAGACAACTATACCAAATATAAAATGTCCACCGATCCAAAAGTCACTAACTCAGAAACCAAACAGGGACGCGATCGCGCTAGCCTAGAATTAAATTCACAAATACTAATTGCCACAAACAGAGAGTCTAAGATACTTTACCCAGGTGCAGAAACACCAGCAGGTAGAATCTACAAAGAAGGCGAATTACCGCTAATCAACGAGCAAGACTTTCAACGTCCTAAACCAGGTGGTCTAATTCAAAATGAATCTAATGTAGGAAACCGTGTTAAAGACCGCCTTGAAGCTGTGAAAGAAGAATTTAAAGATGCTTCTAGTTTTGTAAAAGATAAAGCGGGTGAAGCAAATTCTAAATCTGAGTTGCAAAAAAATCCAGCATTAGGCAAGTAA
- a CDS encoding DUF6658 family protein yields MKKVINWLQNIRPVKVLTVFLAGFFLILTQACSSGIAAQPPQPSAQPSSPNSSEGYTKRYDPTKNYDLNEPKSGMNNFSDVDSRAKAGEKSAEARAKALRDNAQRNVDQKGIDSPGQYVDNFRQGTPLGQRVKNLGEDIGSSAGELGEGVAKGTKRGIENIKGNTTNATQDLTKNVQRGAENAKINVQRGAEDAADAVKQTVR; encoded by the coding sequence ATGAAAAAAGTCATTAATTGGCTACAGAATATTCGTCCAGTAAAAGTCTTAACTGTTTTTTTGGCAGGATTTTTCCTCATTCTCACACAAGCTTGTTCTTCAGGAATAGCTGCACAACCACCACAACCTAGCGCCCAACCATCTAGTCCTAACTCTTCTGAAGGGTATACTAAGCGATACGATCCTACAAAAAATTATGATCTTAACGAGCCTAAAAGTGGGATGAATAATTTTAGTGACGTAGACTCCAGAGCTAAGGCAGGTGAAAAGTCAGCAGAAGCTAGAGCTAAAGCCCTTCGGGACAATGCTCAAAGAAACGTTGATCAAAAAGGAATCGACAGCCCAGGACAATATGTAGATAATTTCCGCCAAGGTACACCCCTCGGTCAAAGAGTTAAAAACTTGGGTGAAGATATTGGCAGTTCCGCTGGAGAACTCGGAGAAGGTGTAGCTAAAGGTACTAAGCGCGGCATAGAAAACATTAAGGGCAACACTACAAATGCCACCCAAGACCTAACAAAAAATGTCCAACGCGGTGCTGAAAATGCCAAAATCAATGTTCAGCGCGGTGCTGAAG